A segment of the Acidimicrobiales bacterium genome:
GAATCCGAGGGCGGCGTCGAGCGTGGCCGCCCAGTCGGCCTCGGACTCGCCTGCGGCGCCGAAGATGAGGTCGACGCTCCACGAGGCGAAGCCCGCGTCGGCCACCATTCGGGCGGCGCGATGGGCGGCGGTGGGATCGTGCGTCCTTCCGAGGGCGGCCAGGACGTGCGGCTGCGTGGACTGGACGCCGAGGGAGATCCGCGTGACACCCGCGGCCCGGTAGGCGGCGAGGAGGTCGGCGCTGAGGTCGTCCGGGTTGCACTCCACCGTCACCTCGGCGCCCGGCGCCAGCGCGACGGCCGTCACCATCGAGACCAGCAGTTCGGCCGGGAGCAGCGACGGCGTGCCCCCTCCGAAGAACAGGCTCGACGCCGGTTGCAGCGCGGCGGCCCCGATCTCGTCGACGCAGGCGCGGGCGTAGTCGCCCATCAGGGCGGCGCGGTCGGCCCAGGTGGCGAAGGCGCAGTAGTCGCACCGCCGGGCGCAGAACGGCACATGCACGTAGACGCCGAACGGCTCCGCCGGCGCAGGCGCCGTCGCCGGGCGGTCAGGCGTCGGCGCGCAGGCTGAGGTCGTCGAGGCGGTGCCGCATCCCGTCGGCCGTGGTGTCGAAGAGGCAGCCGATGGCGCGCAGGTCCTCGGCCCGGATGGTGAGCACGCGCCCGTTGAAGTCCTGGCGCTGGACCTGGATCATGCCCAAATACCGGCGCAGGAGGTCCCGCTCCGGAGCCTGCACCGCCTCCAGCCGCGTGAGATCGATGGTGACGCGACCGCTGCCCTCGGCCCGGACACGGTCCTCGCCGTTCACCGGGGCGGCGAGGGCGCTGCCCACCGACGAGGGACCCATGGCGGTGAGCGCCCCGTTCACGTCCCGCGGCAGGAGCTGGTCGACGGGGACGCTGTAGAACTCGGCGAGGCGCTGGAGACGTGGCACCGATATCGACCGCTCTCCGCGCTCGTAGGCCCCGAGCACGGACGCCTTGAACTCCTGGTCCGAGGCGGCCTCGACCGCTTGCAGC
Coding sequences within it:
- a CDS encoding transcriptional regulator, yielding MSDEMMSSGYARRVGERLRFVRKQKRLSLQAVEAASDQEFKASVLGAYERGERSISVPRLQRLAEFYSVPVDQLLPRDVNGALTAMGPSSVGSALAAPVNGEDRVRAEGSGRVTIDLTRLEAVQAPERDLLRRYLGMIQVQRQDFNGRVLTIRAEDLRAIGCLFDTTADGMRHRLDDLSLRADA